One genomic region from Listeria monocytogenes encodes:
- a CDS encoding ATP-dependent DNA helicase — protein MRKVRISVRRLVEFVRRSGSIDNRMTSSDRALEGTKIHQLLQKEAGEEYAAEVRLNLDRIVDGIAFSLDGRADGIINGRMIDEIKTTETPMDEITENFRPLHWAQLICYGFMLAEKSDLAEVTLQLTYYQVVDKEVKQFQRVMSREELSVFVDDLLSQYAIWAKASAAWEMKRNKTIQELTFPYDSYRSGQRELAIAVYRTISSEESLFCEAPTGIGKTMSTLFPGIKAMGEGKTDKLFYFTAKTITRQVAEDALDEMRRKGLAARSVTITAKDKICFLDERKCEPDHCQFARGYYDRLNEALFDMLQSEEAITRQVVESYARKYTLCPFELSLDVALFCDVIVCDYNYLFDPVVYLKRFFAEGPGKYTFLVDEVHNLVDRARSMYSATLKKSAVMQVKRRLDAKNNKRLLNAINVMNKDMIALNKKLKDLDETIYVQKNELIDWNESVLKFTFVAKEWLPQNTQSEIQADVLELYFESLRYVAIADFYDDRYVTQVTKSHGDLEIKQVCLDPSFLLSERLKLGSSSVLFSATLRPIDYYTNLLGGQEDTSRMIFSSPFKQKNMHLLVADYISTKYQMRENSMEAVVDALYALVSGENGNYLFFFPSFLYLQKVYDLFKEKYPNIRLQKQETAMDEERREHFLERFQAENVETLIGFCVLGGVFSEGVDLRGNRLVGAAVVGVGLAQLNHESDLIKDYYNETIGRGFDYAYQIPGMNKVLQAVGRVIRGESDRGVVLLIEERFSADRYRALFPTHWNHAKTVKSKDDISREVAGFWRNS, from the coding sequence ATGAGAAAAGTGCGTATTTCAGTTAGGCGTTTAGTAGAGTTTGTGCGGAGAAGCGGTAGTATCGATAACCGGATGACTAGTTCAGACCGCGCCTTAGAAGGAACAAAAATTCATCAATTACTCCAAAAAGAAGCTGGGGAAGAATATGCTGCAGAGGTACGGCTAAACCTAGACCGAATAGTGGACGGAATTGCTTTTTCGCTTGATGGACGCGCAGATGGCATCATAAATGGCCGAATGATTGATGAAATTAAAACAACTGAGACGCCAATGGATGAAATTACCGAAAATTTTCGACCTCTTCACTGGGCGCAACTTATTTGTTATGGATTTATGCTTGCAGAAAAGTCCGATTTGGCAGAAGTTACTCTACAATTAACGTATTATCAAGTAGTTGACAAAGAAGTAAAACAATTTCAACGTGTAATGAGTCGCGAGGAACTGAGCGTTTTTGTGGACGATTTACTTTCCCAATACGCTATTTGGGCAAAGGCATCTGCCGCTTGGGAAATGAAACGAAATAAAACAATTCAAGAATTAACGTTTCCATATGACAGCTATAGAAGTGGGCAAAGAGAGCTTGCGATTGCGGTGTACCGAACAATATCTTCAGAAGAAAGTTTGTTTTGTGAAGCGCCCACAGGTATCGGCAAAACAATGTCGACTTTGTTTCCCGGTATTAAAGCTATGGGTGAAGGGAAAACGGATAAATTGTTTTACTTTACTGCAAAAACCATTACGCGGCAAGTTGCCGAAGATGCGCTAGATGAGATGCGTCGTAAAGGACTTGCTGCAAGGAGTGTTACAATAACTGCGAAGGATAAGATATGCTTTTTAGACGAGAGGAAATGTGAACCAGATCATTGCCAATTTGCGCGAGGTTATTATGATCGTTTGAACGAAGCATTGTTTGATATGTTGCAATCCGAAGAAGCAATTACCCGTCAAGTTGTTGAGAGTTATGCCCGGAAATACACACTTTGTCCATTTGAATTATCGCTGGATGTGGCTCTTTTTTGTGATGTAATAGTTTGTGATTATAATTATTTATTCGACCCGGTAGTCTACTTGAAACGTTTCTTTGCAGAAGGGCCAGGTAAATATACTTTTCTGGTGGATGAAGTGCATAATTTAGTAGACCGTGCGCGCTCGATGTACTCAGCGACATTAAAAAAATCTGCAGTTATGCAAGTCAAACGGAGACTGGACGCAAAAAATAACAAGCGATTGCTAAATGCAATCAATGTGATGAATAAAGACATGATCGCACTCAATAAAAAACTAAAGGATTTAGATGAAACTATATATGTGCAAAAAAATGAACTCATTGATTGGAATGAATCGGTCCTAAAATTCACCTTTGTAGCGAAGGAATGGTTGCCGCAAAATACTCAGTCAGAAATACAAGCGGATGTGTTGGAACTTTATTTTGAAAGTTTGAGATATGTTGCAATTGCGGATTTTTATGATGATCGTTACGTCACACAAGTAACGAAAAGCCACGGAGATTTAGAAATAAAACAAGTATGCTTGGATCCGTCGTTCTTATTATCAGAAAGACTGAAACTCGGAAGCAGCTCGGTGCTCTTTTCAGCAACGCTTCGACCAATAGATTACTATACAAATTTACTTGGTGGTCAAGAAGACACGAGTAGAATGATTTTTTCTTCACCATTTAAACAAAAAAACATGCATTTACTAGTAGCGGATTATATTAGTACGAAATACCAAATGCGCGAAAATAGTATGGAAGCTGTCGTAGATGCTCTCTATGCTCTAGTCTCTGGGGAAAACGGCAACTATTTATTTTTCTTTCCATCATTTCTATATTTACAAAAGGTATACGATTTATTTAAAGAAAAATATCCTAACATCAGGTTGCAAAAACAAGAAACTGCTATGGATGAAGAGCGACGGGAGCATTTTTTAGAAAGATTTCAAGCAGAGAATGTAGAAACCTTGATTGGCTTTTGCGTCTTAGGAGGCGTTTTTTCAGAAGGGGTAGATCTTCGTGGCAACCGATTAGTCGGTGCGGCAGTTGTTGGAGTAGGACTTGCGCAACTGAATCACGAATCTGATTTAATTAAAGATTATTATAATGAAACGATTGGTCGGGGATTTGATTATGCATATCAGATACCAGGAATGAATAAGGTGCTTCAAGCAGTTGGCCGGGTTATTCGAGGAGAATCGGACCGTGGCGTAGTGTTGTTAATAGAAGAACGATTTTCTGCCGATCGTTACCGAGCATTATTCCCTACGCACTGGAACCATGCGAAAACAGTGAAGAGCAAAGACGATATCTCCCGAGAAGTGGCCGGATTTTGGCGGAATAGCTAA
- the yidA gene encoding sugar-phosphatase, giving the protein MYKIIAIDIDGTLLNDTHEITPAVRDSIKAAKAKGVKVVLCTGRPLAGIKKSLIELDLLDEGDYAITFNGAVVLETASEKTLADITLNKTELEEIYAFCHAENVNVTYFDGKNMYVPSRKITEITCQDSLLLGTPLYHLPVEEAPESIHVSKVMLLDSPEKITDVIKKLPENIKEKFYVVRSVPYNLEFLQKGVNKGSALASLADKIGVDQSEVMSIGDQENDITMIEYAGMGVAMGNATEHIKEIANYTTTTNNEDGVAQAIQMLILDR; this is encoded by the coding sequence ATGTATAAAATTATTGCGATAGATATTGATGGCACTTTATTAAACGACACACACGAAATCACACCAGCTGTGCGTGATTCTATTAAAGCTGCGAAAGCAAAAGGGGTAAAAGTAGTATTATGTACAGGTCGTCCACTTGCAGGAATTAAAAAAAGCTTAATTGAACTAGATCTTTTAGATGAAGGGGATTACGCAATTACGTTTAATGGGGCGGTTGTGTTAGAAACAGCTTCAGAAAAAACATTAGCAGATATAACCTTAAATAAAACTGAGCTAGAAGAAATTTATGCATTTTGTCACGCGGAAAATGTTAACGTCACTTATTTTGATGGAAAAAACATGTATGTACCAAGCCGCAAAATCACAGAAATCACTTGTCAAGATTCGCTGCTACTTGGTACGCCACTATATCATTTACCTGTAGAAGAAGCGCCTGAATCTATTCATGTTTCCAAAGTTATGCTATTAGACTCACCTGAAAAAATTACCGATGTGATAAAAAAATTACCAGAGAATATCAAAGAAAAATTTTACGTTGTCCGGAGTGTTCCATATAACTTAGAGTTCTTGCAAAAAGGGGTTAATAAAGGATCAGCTCTCGCTAGTTTAGCAGATAAAATTGGGGTGGACCAAAGTGAAGTCATGAGTATTGGAGATCAGGAAAACGATATTACCATGATCGAGTACGCTGGTATGGGAGTTGCGATGGGAAATGCGACAGAGCATATTAAAGAAATCGCCAACTATACAACAACTACTAATAATGAAGATGGTGTGGCACAGGCTATTCAAATGCTTATTCTGGACCGATAA
- a CDS encoding SpaA isopeptide-forming pilin-related protein codes for MSKNGNFLKKVGLAFLSILIVASTIFQTTVVKAATSYGSQFLNTVELLDKDGVPQTDFGYYDNMDVHYTWSIPNSTNVKAGDTMDFTLPSQLALATDLAFDVKDSKGQVVGTATVKKATNQVTLVFSDYVEKHSDVKGELDFWTAFNQKVITGNETVDLVFPLENGTTVIDVEVGEKTPVSPTETLFKYGWVDASNPSLIHWVVRVNYAKVNIPNAVFTDIIGAKQTLNFDSIKAFHGTYSADRVFTAGAPISSTNFSATSDGFSVALGNLTDSVQISYTTTTTDGGKSTQYDNTAKLAGTDFVTKQTSTWTPASGGGGEGGGTTGSVTLTKEDAKTKATLAGAEFKLVDSKGTVLQESIITDTNGKLSIADLKFDTYQLIETKAPTGYKLDTTPVEFTIGENNQAITVTKENTLNTGSVELTKLDAATKATLAGATFELQDKEGNTLQTDLKTDEDGVLKVTDLVPGSYQFVETSAPTGYKLDNNLVSFEIVAGETDQVVKVTKENTLEVGSVELTKLDSATKATLAGATFELQDKEGNTLQTGLTTDENGVLKVTDLVPGTYQFVETKAPIGYELDTTPVSFEIVAGETDPIVKVTKENTLVPPTPVPPTPVPPTPVPPTPLPPVPYEPTVPPTKPEVPVTPKKTENSEDSPKTTPIRITQSLPKTGDTNSFAGLGVILIALSLSGLLLKRK; via the coding sequence ATGAGTAAAAACGGAAACTTTTTAAAAAAAGTTGGGTTAGCTTTCTTAAGTATTTTAATCGTTGCTAGCACAATCTTCCAAACGACAGTTGTGAAAGCAGCAACGAGTTATGGTTCTCAGTTTTTAAACACAGTAGAACTTTTAGACAAGGACGGTGTGCCGCAAACGGATTTTGGCTACTATGACAACATGGATGTGCATTACACTTGGTCTATCCCTAATTCAACAAACGTAAAAGCGGGCGACACAATGGATTTCACGCTGCCAAGTCAATTGGCGCTGGCAACCGATCTCGCTTTTGACGTGAAAGATAGTAAAGGTCAAGTAGTTGGAACGGCCACTGTAAAAAAGGCAACAAATCAAGTAACACTAGTTTTCAGTGATTATGTAGAAAAACATTCCGATGTTAAGGGCGAACTGGATTTCTGGACTGCTTTTAACCAAAAAGTAATTACTGGAAATGAAACAGTTGATTTAGTATTCCCTCTTGAAAATGGAACAACCGTAATAGATGTAGAAGTTGGTGAAAAAACACCAGTTAGCCCGACAGAAACGCTTTTCAAATATGGTTGGGTAGATGCTAGTAATCCAAGTTTGATTCATTGGGTTGTTCGCGTGAATTACGCTAAAGTTAATATCCCAAATGCTGTTTTCACCGACATCATTGGCGCAAAACAAACATTAAATTTTGATTCTATTAAAGCCTTTCACGGAACGTACTCAGCGGACCGAGTATTTACAGCAGGTGCGCCGATTTCCAGCACCAATTTTTCTGCGACAAGTGACGGGTTTAGTGTAGCTTTAGGAAATCTAACTGATTCAGTGCAAATTTCTTACACAACCACTACTACAGATGGTGGGAAGTCCACTCAGTATGATAATACTGCTAAATTAGCCGGAACTGATTTTGTGACAAAGCAAACGTCTACTTGGACACCAGCATCAGGCGGTGGCGGTGAAGGAGGAGGAACAACTGGTTCAGTAACACTTACGAAAGAAGATGCGAAAACAAAAGCAACTCTCGCAGGTGCGGAATTCAAATTAGTGGATTCAAAAGGCACTGTTCTACAAGAAAGCATTATAACAGATACGAACGGAAAACTTAGTATTGCAGACCTGAAATTTGACACCTATCAATTAATCGAAACAAAAGCCCCGACAGGCTATAAACTTGATACAACACCAGTAGAATTCACTATTGGTGAAAACAACCAAGCAATTACAGTGACAAAAGAAAATACACTTAACACTGGCTCCGTAGAATTAACAAAACTAGATGCCGCAACCAAAGCAACCCTAGCAGGAGCAACATTTGAATTACAAGATAAAGAAGGAAATACGCTCCAAACAGACTTGAAAACAGATGAAGATGGCGTTCTAAAAGTAACTGATTTAGTACCAGGCAGTTACCAATTTGTCGAAACAAGTGCTCCAACAGGCTACAAGTTAGACAATAACCTAGTTAGTTTTGAAATTGTCGCTGGTGAGACAGATCAAGTAGTAAAAGTAACAAAAGAAAACACACTAGAAGTTGGCTCCGTGGAACTAACAAAGTTAGACTCTGCAACCAAAGCAACCCTAGCCGGAGCAACATTTGAATTACAAGATAAAGAAGGAAATACATTACAAACTGGTTTAACTACGGACGAAAATGGCGTTCTAAAAGTAACTGATTTAGTACCAGGGACATACCAATTTGTGGAAACAAAAGCCCCGATTGGATATGAACTTGATACGACCCCAGTTAGTTTTGAAATTGTCGCTGGTGAGACAGACCCAATAGTAAAAGTAACAAAAGAAAACACATTAGTACCACCAACACCAGTACCACCAACACCAGTACCACCAACACCAGTACCGCCTACTCCGTTACCACCAGTACCATATGAACCAACTGTGCCACCAACAAAACCAGAAGTACCAGTTACGCCTAAGAAAACAGAAAACAGCGAGGATAGTCCAAAAACAACCCCGATAAGAATAACTCAAAGTCTTCCTAAAACAGGAGATACAAATAGTTTTGCTGGCTTAGGAGTAATCCTGATAGCCTTGTCATTAAGCGGTCTTCTGCTGAAGCGCAAATAG